The following DNA comes from Papaver somniferum cultivar HN1 unplaced genomic scaffold, ASM357369v1 unplaced-scaffold_99, whole genome shotgun sequence.
CACAGATTTTAACAGGTACTTTAGCAGCACGTGAGTATATGatggaaaatgaagaaacaaCCTACTAAATCACCATAAAGCTTACCTCTTCTTGCAAATTCTCGAGGTTGTCCCAATAACCCTTGGGTTTACGATGTTTATAAGCAAGAGAAAGGTTCAGTATTGTTGCGATTTTCCGGAATCCTCCCATGCGTGTAATGGCCTTTTCAATGTCCACCCTTCCATGTAACCGAAGTTGCTTTCTCATTGGCATGAAACCTTGCTGGCCGTTTTTTGATATAAAGGTCAGGAGCTCAGCTTTGAGAACTTCAATATCCTTTTGCAGGCCAGGAACCCTGGGTCTTTTTCTCAACGTATTACAGCTACCAAGTTCAGAAGCCTGCTCATCTGGCTCGCCACGTGCAGTCTCCATCCCATTCTGTGGTATGTTTTCCTCTGAGAATCTGAAGTCCTCACATGTCTCTGAAGAATTTTTTGCTTCACGTTTTTCAATGAAATCACGAATAGCACATAAATTTGAAGGGAGATCTTCATATATAACCTGGTTCAGTAAGACCAGGGCACCCATAGAGATCAATCTTACACAAATTTGGACTTAGCTATCCGCAacagaaaatgaaaaaaagaacagAAATGAGGACAGAGATTTTGTATTCATACTTCTTCTACAATAGCTTCAGAGAGAAAGGAATCTCTGTGCATCTTTGACTCCACAATGTACTTGAGTTGTGTATGATCAGTTCCATGTTGTTCTAAACGCCATCTTCCCCAGAATGAATCAAAATCTCCTTCTACCTGCTTAAAACTAATCTCTTCTTCAAGCTTTTCGCACAAATCCAGAACAACGCGCGCGTGAAGCACCATATATAATAATCCCTTGCAGCCTTCCTGCACAAAATTACTAACAATAAAAATGCTGCAGATAAAAACGGAATTAAAGATGTAAAATGAACAGATTACTTAAGTGACTGAAAAATGTGATGTTCACTGAGCTATATATGTTTAATTTAGTAAAACGCCACTTGCCACGTTCGGATAAAGGACCGATTATTTTAGCTATTAGAGTTGTGAAGCTCAAAGAAACATCCCTAAAAGCTAAAATATGCTTTGATTGTACAAGATAATATAAATTCTTTAAACTTGTCCACATACCTGAAGAATGCGAACCTTGTTGTTTTCCCGCGATAAAATCTTACTGATAGCTAAATTTGGAACAATTCTGTAGAAACCAACTTCAAGAGAAAGCAAAATCAGGATGGTATAACTATAATAAGTTCTATAAGATTGTGAAGAAGCAATACACGGCTTATGCACCAGAAGAATCTGCATGAATACCTCTTTACAGCGCTCTGTTTATCttaaatgcagaaaataaatgggAAACAAAAGCCTCCCTAGAAACATCTTTAACTGAAGCCTTCACTGTTATGCTAGCAACAACACAACGAACAGGCAATTTTTGATATGCTGAAAACCTAAAATACTTACTCAGGCAATTTTTCATATGCAGTCAAAACATTCCACACTTCACGAACAGGAGCCTTCACTGTTATGCTAGCAACAACACAACGATGAACTCCTCCGTCTTCCTTCATGCAGAAACCAAATATCCTGTTAGAAGTACACTAGAAGTGGCATTCCAGTTCAAAGTAATCTTAAACAGCCCGCATATAGACATGATATGACATTTTGACTTTAAAATTAAGGCAGTGATAGTTGATTCACACTAGCTTTCTCTTAGAGTTGGAATTAACCACGATGTAGGCACCAATTTTTCTGCAACTCATACAGTTCTATGAAATGCTGTACATTAAATAGTTGCTCATTTACCTCCCTTATACGTTCTAAAACACCATGCCAGTTTAGATACCTAAGCAAACCAAGCCATATGCAACTATCATCTTCAGTGGAAGCTAGCagattcaaaattttatttgtcaCTTGGCATAAAGTAGTAATAGACACAAAAGACATCCTTCAATACGACATATACATGATGTTAGGCTCTATTAGAATTCAAATATAAATCCAACCCGCCTCTCTCTCAGACACACTATGCGCACTTGAATTCATCAAACTTTCCAAAGGTGATACCGTGTTATTAAACCTCCAGGCATGCGCCAAATGTTAGTGACAGATAGAACCATGGCAACAAGAAAAACTTCTAGCAGGAAATAGATATATACCTGATTGCAGGGATTATAAAAATTATGAGATTCAATAAATTACCAGTAGGCCATCAAATCTGCGAAAATGAACTTCATCCACCACGCAAGGCCTATCAAGTCCACAAACTTTTCCGAATACACCCCAGTTACTGCTCAAATCACTCGAAGGCGGGGGTAATGGAGCAACATTAGTATTGGAGTAGTTCTTGACTTCACTGGAGAGCAAATCATCCTTTTGAGACAATGCACCAACAAGGTGTGTGTAAGGGGAAGCAAAATCAACCTTAGAAGTTGCCAGTAGTATCTTTTGATTCATTTCAGACCTACGAGCTACAGCTTGGAGATTTACAGGAAGATCTGATCTGATAATCCTCTCCAGAAAAATGGCAGGAAAGTTGAATCTTGGGATTACATTGACCTCATAACTTAATTCTGTTGTGCATGACCTGCATAAGAGAATTCGGTTAACATTATACATGAATTTCCTGTCTCTGTGTTGTTTTTTCACACGACATTCGTTTTTCAAATATGTATGCCCATATAAACACATTTGACATTCTTGCGTAAAGGTCAACCGTTGCTCAAAATTATGGAATGGGTGAAGCTTCAAGAAATAGACAACTAAGTAAAAGTAAGTAAATGATTAAAACATCCTACCTGGTTCCCGATTTTATGGACCATTTCCCTTCAAACTTCTTAAAGTCGCCATCTACCATGGAGAAGTGGAGTTCGCGGCCATTGACCTAAATCAAAACCACTGGATTAGTACAATGTACTACTTGGGATGATAACACAAAGAATACGCTAAATAGAAACAGTTATGCAAGCTTATAAACTGATGCAATAATTGGTGGAGTTTTGTCAATCAATTTTCCAGATTTTAGTAGAATACTAACCGCATTGGGGACTTCTTGGAGATCCAATACGACACGAGCTTCGATATGCCAATACAATGCACGCTGCAGACCTCTTTGCTCTAACCATATACGCCCCGGATGAGGACAAGGAATTCTTCCACTgacaaataagaaaaacaaacatTCAAAGAATTTAATTTCTACCATAATAACATAATAACATAATCAAGATTGCATCAAAGAATAAGTAGTTTTTGCAACTTAATACAGTGATTATTACCTGCAAATGAGATTAGGAATGAAATCAGCCAGTCTTTCATAATCAGTTAAAGAATCCCAAACAGAATCAA
Coding sequences within:
- the LOC113346316 gene encoding uncharacterized protein LOC113346316; its protein translation is MITCKEVSNLSFTSSPTSSSSQQFKYRSRNHIKNLSFSWLLQSHSHSSPSSLRNKCKVFSSAERNNTNSRSSTSGRSSTKEQTIREAEHNEEGEERKVHCEVDVISWRERRIKANVLVDADIDSVWDSLTDYERLADFIPNLICSGRIPCPHPGRIWLEQRGLQRALYWHIEARVVLDLQEVPNAVNGRELHFSMVDGDFKKFEGKWSIKSGTRSCTTELSYEVNVIPRFNFPAIFLERIIRSDLPVNLQAVARRSEMNQKILLATSKVDFASPYTHLVGALSQKDDLLSSEVKNYSNTNVAPLPPPSSDLSSNWGVFGKVCGLDRPCVVDEVHFRRFDGLLEDGGVHRCVVASITVKAPVREVWNVLTAYEKLPEIVPNLAISKILSRENNKVRILQEGCKGLLYMVLHARVVLDLCEKLEEEISFKQVEGDFDSFWGRWRLEQHGTDHTQLKYIVESKMHRDSFLSEAIVEEVIYEDLPSNLCAIRDFIEKREAKNSSETCEDFRFSEENIPQNGMETARGEPDEQASELGSCNTLRKRPRVPGLQKDIEVLKAELLTFISKNGQQGFMPMRKQLRLHGRVDIEKAITRMGGFRKIATILNLSLAYKHRKPKGYWDNLENLQEEISRFQRSWGMDPAYMPSRKSFERAGRYDIARALEKWGGLHEVSRLLLLKVRYPSRQVNPGRDKKTDDDVTASDNGRDPSEENKSYNKPYVSQDTEKWLQQLKHLDVNWME